The genomic segment TCACGGATTTCTGGCGTCACGCGCGAAGAACTCTCGCTATCCCTCCAGTTTGCCACCGAAGGCGTTCAGGTCGGGTCTTATCGGGACGTGGACGAGAGTATTCCGATTGTTGCCCGAAAGGCCGGACCGGACGGAATATCCGTCAACGAAAGCGTGTCTGATTCCCTTGTCTGGAGCACTGGTCAGCGCAGATACGTTCCGATCGATCAGGTTGTCAGCGAGTTCCTGATGGAACCTCAGGATACGTTGATCCACCGGCGTGACAGGGTGCGAACGCTCACAGTCAAAGCGGAGACAACGGCAGGCGAAACGGCGACAGCTGCGCTCGCGAGAGTGAGACCGCAGATCGAGGCGATTGCCCTGCCACCGGGCTATGGTCTGGAGTGGGGCGGCGAATACGAAAGCACCAATGACGCGCAGGCTTCACTGGGAGCGCAGTTGCCGCTCGGTTTTCTTGTGATGCTGATCATCTCCATTCTGCTGTTCGGCTCTGTCCGCCAGCCGTTGATCATCTGGCTGATTGTACCGATGTCCATCAATGGTGTCGCGATCGCCTTGCTTGCAACGGATACGCCCTTTGGGTTCATGTCTTTGCTCGGTCTTCTGTCGCTCTCCGGCATGTTGATCAAAAACGCCATCGTTCTTCTCGAAGAGATCGATCGGCTGATCGAGGAAGGCAGCGAAAAATACAATGCGATTGTTGCAGCCAGCGTGTCCCGTATGCGTCCTGTGATGCTTGCGGCTGTCACGACCATCCTCGGGATGGCACCGCTACTGTCTGACGCGTTCTTCCGCGGCATGGCGGTGACGATCATGGGTGGCCTTGCCTTTGCAACGGTCCTCACTCTGATCGCGGCACCGGTTCTTTATGCGCTGTTTTTCAGGGTGCGGCCGCCGAAAAAGGACATGGTGAAAGGCGAAGAAGTGCCGAATGCACTTTCGTCGCCAGCCGAATAGGCTGGCGCATGATGCCTGCCAAAATAAAACCCGTCCGCGGGGCCTTCGCGGACGGGTTGATCCAGCTGCTGTGGCGCTACTGGTTTCGGAAGGTGGAAACTCGGCCGGTCTCTCAGCCGGTGGCCATCTCACGCTGGACGGTCGACTTTGCGACCTTGATATTGTCGAGCACCTTGGGGCAGCTGGTGCTCGACGCCTGCTTTTCAGACAAGAAAGAAGACATGCGTGCTTCCAGGTCCTGCAACCGGGTTCGGCGGGTGAACTTCGGCTGCGCTGCAGGTAAGGCCATGAAGGGCCAGAACGGGGTCATATTGGTATTCCTCTCAAAGGACAGTTCGGGGGCTGGTCAGTAGGCCAGCTGATTTGCGTTCAGCTTGTCTTCGATCTTGCTGATCTCGTCGCGTAGACGGAGCTTGAATTTCTTCAGTGATCGGATGTGCTGCGAATCTGGGTAGGGATGCAACTCTTCGCGGCGGATAAGGGAATCCAGCGTATTGTGCTGGCTGCGCAAAGACTTCAAACGGTTGTACATCGCCTACCTCCATGCTGTTGGCTGTCGCTGTGTTGACAACCAAGATATGGGGTGAAAGGTGCATAGAAGAAATACATTGTTTGTATTATGATGATAGGGAAAAACTATCATTGGGAAATGAAAGATGCGTTTCAGACCGTCCCCACGCCAACTGGACTATTTTATCGCCTTGGCCGAGACGCTGCACTTCGGGAAAGCAGCCGAGAAATGCAACGTGTCCCAGCCAACATTATCGTCTCAATTCAAGCTCTTAGAGGATCATCTCGGCAGCAGTTTGCTGGAGCGCGGTGGGGGCGATATCACGCTTACTGCCGCCGGTGAAAGACTGTTGCCGCTTGCAAGGCTTGCTCTTGAGAGTTTGGACGAAATTGTGGCAGAGGCGCATGCGGGACGGGCAAATCTCGGTGGATTGATCCGGTTGGGCGTCTCACCCACATTCGGGCCATATTTCATGCCGTATCTCCTGCCGATTCTGAAACACAATTTTCCCGATCTGGAGCTCTATATCCGTGAGGACCGGCCGAATCTTCTGGAGGAGGGACTGGCTGCCGGGTCTCTCGATTGCATTATTTCTCCGGATATCACACCGAGCGGGCAACTCACCGAGCGAGAGATCTGCAGTGAAGATGTCTCGCTTGCCGTTCCCCGCTCGCATCCCCTTGCAGGCCTCGACATCGTTCCAGTCGCCCTGCTCAAGGGCGAGAAGCTGCTCTCGCTGGGACAAGGGTTCCGGCTTCATAACGATGTCCAGGCGTTGGCACGCGCCGCCGGTGCTGACTTTCTGCAAGACTACGAAGGCACCAGTCTGGACGCGCTCCGGCAGATGGCGTCCATCGGAATGGGGCTGGCGCTTTTTCCCGCCGCCTATGTCGCCTCGGAGTTTCCCAAAGAGCCGAACCTTCTGTTGAAGAAGGTCGAAGGCATCGAGATGCAACGGGTAATGTATCTCGTTTGGCGCCACGGCAGCTCGCGCGCAGCGCACTATGAGAAACTGCTTTCCCTGACCCTGGAGGCCGTTAAGAATATGCGCGCCGAAGGCGTTGTGGCAGCATCCACCTAAACGGTCCTTCGCTCACGAAGGGATCCGAGATGAAAAAGATCAACCGGCGGCCTGGTCCGATGACAACGGCGATCCACGCCGGCGAAGGTCCTGATCCGGCGACAGGCGCGTCTGCGCCGCCCCTGCATATGAGTTCGACTTTCGTCAGCAGCGATGTGGCCGGTTTTTCCGCCCACGATCTGGAAGACGGTCAGGACGGGTTCATCTATTCCCGTTGGGACAACCCCACAGTCGCAATGCTTGAGACCAAAATTGCGGCGCTTCAGGGGACGGAAAGCTGTCTTTGCCTGGCATCTGGAATGGCGGCAGCAACGGCGATTTTCCTAACGTTCCTGTCCGCAGGTGACCATGTTGTCGTTTCAGACGTCTCCTATGCGGGCGTTGCTGAACTCGCACGCGAAACATTGCCGCGACTGGGCATTGAGGTCTCAACGGTCGATGTGTCGGATCTTTCGGCGCTGGACGCTGCGATCAAACCCAATACGAAACTGATCCACACCGAAACGCCGGTAAACCCGATCGGTCGTTTGACAGACCTAAGTACGGTCTCGGCACTTGCGCACAGAGTAGGGGCGTTACACAGCTGCGACGCAACCTTCGCATCACCGCTTGGCATGGATGCGGTCGCACTTGGTGTGGACCTGATCATGCATTCGATCACAAAATACATCGGCGGACACGGAGATGCGGTCGGTGGTGCTGTTGCGGGTCGGGCAGATCTGATTGCACGGATGCGCAAGGAGGCGGCAATTCATCATGGCGGCGTTCTGTCACCGTTCAACGCGTGGCTGATAGCCCGTGGTTTATCGACCTTGCCGCTCAGAATGAAGGCGCATCAGTCCGGTGCCCTTGCGGTAGCGAGTTGGCTCGAAACGCATCCTCGTGTCTCGCGTGTGGTTTATCCGGGTCTTCCTTCGCACCCGCAGGCGGAACTGGCGTTACGCCAGATGACGAATTTCTCCGGTATGATTGCTTTTCAGGTTGGAGATGCGCAGGAAGGCCGAACCGTCGCACAGCAGATGATCGACAGGCTTCAGGTGATTCATTACGCCGTCTCTCTGGGGCATCACCGCTCTCTCATCTTCTGGATGGAAACGGAGCCGTTGATGGAAACCTCGTTCAGGCTGAAGGGCGCACAACTGCAATCCTACAGGGATTTTGCCGGAGACGGCATATTCCGCCTTTCGGTAGGATTGGAAGACGCAGAAGACCTGATCGCGGATCTTGAGGAGGCTCTTGCCTGACACGCCGTGTCGATAAGGTTGCAGGGACACTCCGTATTGCCGCCCTCCGCTTTTCGTGCCAGCCTTTGAGGCAGACCTGGAGGAGGAGAGCCATGCCAGAAATTTCCAGCAACAGTGATTGCCAAACAGTGATCACGACATTTGAAATGACACCTGGGACCTGTTTCGACCTCCTGGACGAGTTGAAGGACGCTTATGAAAACTTCATCCGGCATCAACCGGGTTTTATCGGCGCGGGTCTCCATGTGAACGATGCCCAGACGCGCATTGCCAATTATTCCCAGTGGCGCAGACGGGAGGATTTTCTGGCCATGCTGCGTGCGCCT from the Roseibium sp. HPY-6 genome contains:
- a CDS encoding LysR substrate-binding domain-containing protein, coding for MRFRPSPRQLDYFIALAETLHFGKAAEKCNVSQPTLSSQFKLLEDHLGSSLLERGGGDITLTAAGERLLPLARLALESLDEIVAEAHAGRANLGGLIRLGVSPTFGPYFMPYLLPILKHNFPDLELYIREDRPNLLEEGLAAGSLDCIISPDITPSGQLTEREICSEDVSLAVPRSHPLAGLDIVPVALLKGEKLLSLGQGFRLHNDVQALARAAGADFLQDYEGTSLDALRQMASIGMGLALFPAAYVASEFPKEPNLLLKKVEGIEMQRVMYLVWRHGSSRAAHYEKLLSLTLEAVKNMRAEGVVAAST
- a CDS encoding YdcH family protein yields the protein MYNRLKSLRSQHNTLDSLIRREELHPYPDSQHIRSLKKFKLRLRDEISKIEDKLNANQLAY
- a CDS encoding antibiotic biosynthesis monooxygenase, with amino-acid sequence MPEISSNSDCQTVITTFEMTPGTCFDLLDELKDAYENFIRHQPGFIGAGLHVNDAQTRIANYSQWRRREDFLAMLRAPEMRERNRRIHGLCKSFEPVMYDVAESFN
- a CDS encoding aminotransferase class I/II-fold pyridoxal phosphate-dependent enzyme → MKKINRRPGPMTTAIHAGEGPDPATGASAPPLHMSSTFVSSDVAGFSAHDLEDGQDGFIYSRWDNPTVAMLETKIAALQGTESCLCLASGMAAATAIFLTFLSAGDHVVVSDVSYAGVAELARETLPRLGIEVSTVDVSDLSALDAAIKPNTKLIHTETPVNPIGRLTDLSTVSALAHRVGALHSCDATFASPLGMDAVALGVDLIMHSITKYIGGHGDAVGGAVAGRADLIARMRKEAAIHHGGVLSPFNAWLIARGLSTLPLRMKAHQSGALAVASWLETHPRVSRVVYPGLPSHPQAELALRQMTNFSGMIAFQVGDAQEGRTVAQQMIDRLQVIHYAVSLGHHRSLIFWMETEPLMETSFRLKGAQLQSYRDFAGDGIFRLSVGLEDAEDLIADLEEALA